Sequence from the bacterium genome:
GAGTTTGCAAAAAATTGCGGGGCAGACTTGGTCGGAATTGCTTCAATGGATAGATTTGAGGGAGCACCTATGGAAATGGACCCTAGATACATTTTTCCTGAAGCGAAATCGTTGATTGCTCTGGCTTTTCGCATTCCTCGGGGTTGTTTTCGTGGGATTGAGGAAGGGACTTACTTTTCTGCCTATCCAGCCATGGGGTATGCCAATATCAACCAAATTCACGCTCCTATTGTTCTAAGAGCCGTCTCCCTTTTTTTAGAAGACAACGGCTATGAAGCAGTCCCTATTCAGAATGTGCTTGTCGGAGAAGGAAATTTAAGAGATGTAAATACCGGCAAATTGCGTCAGAGATCAGCAAAACGGGTCTCTCCCGATAAACCAGCGCCAGATGTATTTTTTCACTTTCGAATTGCCGCCTTTATTGCTGGCTTGGGAGAGATTGGTTACAGTAAGTTACTCCTTACTCCAGAATTTGGTCCCAGGCAGAGATTTGCGTTTATTCTTACTGATGCTCCTTTAGAACCAGACCCGCTCTTTGAAGGTAAAATCTGTGATCGGTGTATGCTTTGCGTCCGGGATTGCAGTGGAAAAGCAATCAGCAGGACAGAGACAGTAAAGATTAAAGTGGCCGGAAGAGAAATAGAGTGGGGAAAGTTAGATGAACTGAAATGTTCTGTGGCATATCTTGGGGGCAACAAGGAAACCAATCCTTTTCTGCTTGAAAATGTGGACGAGAATGAATACAACAAGGAATTCTACGGATGGGGTAAGATTTCCAGGTGCATGGTAGACAATTACCTGGATCACTGCTATCAGGAACTTCATCATATGCCGGCAATTGAAGGAGCTAAAGGATGTATCAGGGCTTGCATGATTCATTTAGAGGAGACGGGAAAAATCAAAAAAACTTTTAAAAATCCCTTCAGGAAAAGAAAGCCCTGGAAACTATGAAAATGAATTTGAGCAGGAAAACAATGGATGCATATCTGACTTTGAAAGTTAAATCTCTTATGCAGGATGAAGGAGCGGATTTGGTGGGGATAGCCGATGTTGGGAGATTTACAAAAATGTCCCTGAAAGTTGGGCCGAAACCTCAAGAAGTATATCCTGAGGCTAAATCGGTAATTGTAGCGGCAGTACGTATGACCGATGCCTGTATGGAAATGTCGGCACGGAATCACTACCAGAATCCCGGCCCAGGTATTATAAATCACCAAATGTCCAATAGGCTAAACTGGATAGCAATGAAAACCGTTCATTTTCTGGAAAATAGTGGGTATCCTTCTCTGGGTATATTCTCAACGTGCTTCTGGAGATACAGGCCATATAAACAGTATCCTACCCCATTTACAGCAGATGTATCCCACCGTCATATGGCAGTCGGTGCTGGTTTGGGTGAGTTTGGTTGGAATGGGCTTCTATTGACTCCCGAATACGGTCCCCGGATACGGCTAATAACGGTAATTACAACCGCATCTCTTGAACCTTCTCCTATGTATGAAGGTCCTGCCTTATGCGACAAATGTATGAAATGTGTAGAAGCCTGTAAGAAACATCTGAAAGGACTTACTAAGGAGGTGCACGGTAAGGTTCAGATTGAAATAGGCGGTAAAAAGTTTGAGTATGCTAATAAAAATTTATGGCGCTGTGCCTGGACAGAAAATTTTGGATTGGACTGTGCGATTGAATTACCGGATAAAATTGATGAAAAGGTAATGACTGAAATATCTAAAGAAGCAACCCTTCATCATCCTGAATGGTGGAAGACATGGACAATAGAACCATGCTGGCGCTACTGTTTGCCACCTCATTTGAGGTTTAATGACCCTGAATATACTGACGTACCGAGAAGGAAAAAGCCCATAATGGTGACCGATAACTCCATAATGAAAAACAAGATAATTGCAGAAATTGAATCGTGTCTTGTTAAAGGTGGAGTTAATGAATTTGGTGTTATTTCTATTGAGGAAAGTGGTAAAGAATTAAGTATTTTTAAAAGATATCTTCCCGACGCTTCCTCTGTCTTGATTTTTTCTTTGAAATATCCGTTACACTTTAAAGAATTGAGAGGTTATCTTAGCCAGCGCCGGGACTATTTAGAGATGGATGTAATTAACTACCTGGATAATTTGGGATACTCCGCTATTCAGATGAGTTACTTGCAGAACTCGCCAAATCGAAGCACTGAAGATGAACGGGCATTTGCTCTGGCAATGAAAACCTGCCGTTTAACGAGAGACAATGATAAGGAAACGGATGTTTTCGGCGGAGTAATCACCAGCGCTCAGTTGCAAATCACCATGTTCGCACCCCGGAAACAACGAAAAATAGCCGTAAAAAACATTTCAGCGAATAAGGATACTTCGCAAGAGCTCCGAGACAAAATCAAGGCGATTGCGTATCAAAACGGCATTGATTTGCTTGGTATTGCGCCAGCAGAAAGATTAGAAAACATAACCGCTCAACTGAGGAACTTGTTTGAAAAGGAATATTATTTTGAAGCTAATGACACCGGATTTTATAAAGGTCCAACCCTTCCGCAGATCAAAAGAAAAATGATAACGGTCAAAAAACCCAGTGATTATCTTGGAAAAGCCAGGTCCGTTGTAGTTCTGGGTTTGCACTTTTCAGATGCTGCAGTGGATTGGGCGGCAAAATCTCCTTCTGAATCTGTGGGACCATACTGTTTTAGCCAAACCTGGGATTATTTTTTTCTCTCCGAATCTGCTTTTCAGATATCTAATTTTTTAGAAAGTAAAGGCTACCTTGCTGTTCCTGTTGCTGACCTTTCTGGAATTGCATCAAGAGTGATAAGTTCTTATGTTGGTTCATATCCGGATATTAGTGCTAATCGATTCGCCGCTATCGCTGCTGGTCTCGGAGAATTAGGTTGGCATGGAAGGGTACTTACTCCGAAATTTGGCGTCCGGCAAAAATTTTTCGCTATTATTACCGATGCCGAATTAGAATCAGACCCTCTTTATCAAGGGCCCAGTCTGTGTAAGAGGTGTTTTAAATGTGTAAAAACCTGCCCGGTCCAGGCTATTTCCAGAAGAAAAGTTTCCCTTAATGTAGAGGGGAAAATTTTTGAATTTGGGATTTTTAATAGACTGCGCTGTGACTGGGCAATAAGATATGGATTAGTAGGTGATGAAGGACCCGGTTTTGTGGGTTCAGAAACAGATATAAAACCTCCGAAAAATATAACTAAAAAAGCGCTGGATAAAGCACTAAAGCAAATGGACCCTATACAAAAAAATTATTTAGCTATCCGAGAAAATTGTTTGGTTAATTGTCCTGCCGTTGTTCCCGCCATTTCTGAATTTCCGGGTAGAGAAGGATTATGAACAGCAGGGTAAACTGAAAAATGTTTTCAAAGGACCTTTTAGAAAAAGGAAACCCTGGAAGTTATAGGGTCAAAGGAATGCAATGAGATTTGCGTTCGGCTATCAATTACCCGAAGAGGGTGAAGAATCAATCGTTGATATCGCAAAGGAGTTCAGGGAACATATAGAAGAAGTCTATTTTCCCTGGCTGTATCTACCCAGTGGCAGATCTCCTATGACTGTCCGTGACGGCTTTGTGAACTGGACAGGTCAACATAAACAGGAGGAGGAACTGAAAGAGATAAAAAAGATGGGCATAAAACTTGATTTATTACTTAATGCCAACTGTTACGGAAGACACAGTTTATCCAAACATTTTAAAAACTTTATCGGTTCCCTTATTTCCTATTTACAAGAGACCATTGGACTGGATATAATTACAACCGCATCTTTGATGATTGCCAACACAGTAAAGGAAAATTTCCCGGAAATAGATGTTCGCGCTTCCGTTAATATGAAAATCGGTACCATAAAAGGGGCAGAGTATATTTCAGATCTTTTTGACAGTTTTTATATCCAGAGGGAATACAATCGGAACCTCAAAAGAATTGCGGAATTGAAGGAATGGGCGGATAGAAACCATAAAGATATTTATATCTTAGTCAATAGTGGCTGTTTAAATTTTTGTTCCGGTCAGACCTTTCATGACAACCTGGTTGCCCACGAAAGAGAAATAAGTGAAATGGACAACGTGACAGGATGGAATCCATGTCTCTGCTGGAATTACTACGCTAAGAAGAATAGATGGGTATCTTTTTTACAAAATTCCTGGATTCGTCCGGAAGATCTACATCATTATAGACCTTACTTTTCCGTGGCTAAACTTGCTACCCGGATGCACTCAAACCCGAGGAAAGTGATTCAATCTTATGTAGAAGAAAAGTTTCGGGGTAATCTATTAGACCTGCTGGAACCAGGACACAGCTCTCTATTTTCTCCATATATTATAGATAACTCCGAATTTCCAGAAGATTGGTTTCAGAAAACAACCGACTGCGAGATAAGAAGATGCCATCAGTGTGAGTATTGTTCATCAGTACTAAAAAAAGTATTAAAAAAGGTCGTGTGAAATGCATTCAAAAACAAAATTTCCAGCTGATTTTCTATGGGGTGTGTCCACCAGCGCCTATCAGATAGAAGGTGGCTGGAATGAGAATGGTAAAGGAGAATCCAACTGGGATAGATGGGCTCATCTTGGGAAGATAAAAAATGGAAACACCGGAGACATCACCTGCGACCATTACCATTTATGGAAAGAAGATGTAAGATTGATGAGAGAAATTGGTATAAATGCCTACCGTTTCTCCATTGCCTGGTCAAGGGTTCTTCCTGATGGCAAAGGGAAAATAAACCAAAAAAGCATTGACTTTTATAGTAATCTTGTTGATGAACTTTTGAAAAATAATGTTAAGCCTTTTATTACTCTACATCACTATGATATGCCCGTAACACTTGAAGAAGAAGGAGGCTGGGTTAACAGACAAACCATTGGCCATTTTGCTAAATATGCGGAAATAATGGCAAAGCATCTTGGTGACAGAGTCAAATATTGGACGACCCACAATGAACCTATTTGTATCGCCGGTCTTGGTTATTCGGGAACCTCTGAACCACCCGGTTTAGGTGACTCCAAGGCTGGCGCCCAGGCTTTACATAATCTCCTGGTTGCTCACGGTAGTGCCGTAAAGTCAATTAAAACAGAAAGAAAAGGGGCAAAAGTCGGTATTGTCCTGAATCTTTATCCGGTTCAGCCATTTAATAAAGAATCGGAAGATGACAGAAAGGTCGCCCGGACT
This genomic interval carries:
- a CDS encoding (4Fe-4S)-binding protein, translating into EFAKNCGADLVGIASMDRFEGAPMEMDPRYIFPEAKSLIALAFRIPRGCFRGIEEGTYFSAYPAMGYANINQIHAPIVLRAVSLFLEDNGYEAVPIQNVLVGEGNLRDVNTGKLRQRSAKRVSPDKPAPDVFFHFRIAAFIAGLGEIGYSKLLLTPEFGPRQRFAFILTDAPLEPDPLFEGKICDRCMLCVRDCSGKAISRTETVKIKVAGREIEWGKLDELKCSVAYLGGNKETNPFLLENVDENEYNKEFYGWGKISRCMVDNYLDHCYQELHHMPAIEGAKGCIRACMIHLEETGKIKKTFKNPFRKRKPWKL
- a CDS encoding GH1 family beta-glucosidase produces the protein MHSKTKFPADFLWGVSTSAYQIEGGWNENGKGESNWDRWAHLGKIKNGNTGDITCDHYHLWKEDVRLMREIGINAYRFSIAWSRVLPDGKGKINQKSIDFYSNLVDELLKNNVKPFITLHHYDMPVTLEEEGGWVNRQTIGHFAKYAEIMAKHLGDRVKYWTTHNEPICIAGLGYSGTSEPPGLGDSKAGAQALHNLLVAHGSAVKSIKTERKGAKVGIVLNLYPVQPFNKESEDDRKVARTKDGILNRWFLDALYLGKYPEDVWAYQKENPEIKPNDMGTISTPTNFLGINYYSRYVVKGKREEGKLKIVDVSPEELGTPFSTMGWEIYPEGLGILLRRIGKDYKNPVILVTENGVALDDKIEPDGSINDPVRIDFLKRHIEELKNTISGGVDVRGYFVWTLMDTIEWELGFTQRFGLVYTDFKTLKRTVKASGRWYKNWINQT